Below is a window of Planctomycetes bacterium MalM25 DNA.
GGTCTAGTTCATCTGCTTTATCAACTAAATGAATTAACCACGGAGTCACGGAGAGCACCGAGAAAGAAGCCGGGGAATGTAACTCCGTGCTCTCCGTGGCTCCGTGATGCAAAGGAATAAGTAAGAAGCTATGGCCACCGACACGATCCCAACCGCCGGCGACGTCGAACCCGTCGACGACGTCCCGCAGGAGATCAACAAGTACGACTTCGTCACGCCGACCACCGGCGTGTTCAAGGCGCGCAAGGGCCTGAGCCGCGAGGTCGTCGAGCAGATCTCCGAGATGAAGGGCGAGCCCGACTGGATGCGCGACTTCCGCCTGAAGTCGCTCGAGATCTTCGAGTCGAAGCCGATGCCCGAATGGGGCGGCGACATCGGCATCGATTTCGACGAGGTCTACTACTACCTCAAGCCGACCGAAGGGCAAGGCAAGACCTGGGACGACGTCCCCCAGGAGATCAAGGACACCTTCGATAAGCTCGGCATCCCCGAAGCGGAGCGTAAGTTCCTCGCGGGCGTGAAGGCGCAGTTCGAGAGCGAGGTCGTTTACGGCTCGCTCCAAGAGGACCTCGCCAAGCAGGGCGTCATCTTCACGGACACCGACACGGCCGTGAAGGAGCACCCCGAGCTGCTCCGCGAGTACTTCGGCACGATCATCCCGCCCGAAGACAATAAGTTCGCCGCGCTGAACTCGGCCGTCTGGTCGGGCGGGTCGTTCATTTACGTGCCGCCCGGCGTGCACATCGAGTTCCCTCTGCAGGCCTACTTCCGCATCAACGCGGAGAGCATGGGCCAGTTCGAGCGGACGCTCATCATCGTCGACGAAGGCGCCTCGATCCATTACGTCGAGGGCTGCACGGCCCCGATGTACTCGACCGAGAGCCTCCACT
It encodes the following:
- the sufB_1 gene encoding FeS cluster assembly protein SufB; the encoded protein is MATDTIPTAGDVEPVDDVPQEINKYDFVTPTTGVFKARKGLSREVVEQISEMKGEPDWMRDFRLKSLEIFESKPMPEWGGDIGIDFDEVYYYLKPTEGQGKTWDDVPQEIKDTFDKLGIPEAERKFLAGVKAQFESEVVYGSLQEDLAKQGVIFTDTDTAVKEHPELLREYFGTIIPPEDNKFAALNSAVWSGGSFIYVPPGVHIEFPLQAYFRINAESMGQFERTLIIVDEGASIHYVEGCTAPMYSTESLHSAVVEVVVKKNGRARYTTIQNWANNIYNLVTKRAVAYQDALMEWVDGNLGSQLTMKYPAVYMMEPGARGEILSIAFASAGQHQDAGAKVVHCAPNTSSRIVSKSISKNGGRGSYRGLCKVEDGATGAKSNVVCDALILDPESRTDTYPYIEVEEQDVQIEHEASVSRIGEEQLFYLMSRGLTEAEASSMIVSGFIEPLVKELPMEYAVEMNRLIELQMEGSVG